One genomic segment of Hippoglossus hippoglossus isolate fHipHip1 chromosome 22, fHipHip1.pri, whole genome shotgun sequence includes these proteins:
- the LOC117756305 gene encoding histone H2B-like, with protein sequence MPEPVKPAPKKGSKKAVAKAPGKGGKKRRKSRKESYAIYVYKVLKQVHPDTGISSKAMGIMNCFVSDIFERIAGEASRLAHYNKRATITSREIQTAVRLLLPGELAKHAVSEGTKAVTKYTSSK encoded by the coding sequence ATGCCTGAACCAGTGAAGCCTGCGCCCAAGAAGGGCTCCAAGAAAGCGGTGGCGAAGGCCCCCGGTAAGGgcggaaagaagaggagaaagtccaggAAGGAGAGCTACGCCATCTACGTGTACAAGGTGCTGAAGCAGGTCCACCCCGACACTGGGATCTCCTCCAAGGCCATGGGCATCATGAACTGCTTCGTGAGCGACATCTTCGAGCGCATCGCCGGTGAGGCCTCTCGTCTGGCTCATTACAACAAACGCgccaccatcacctccagggAGATTCAGACCGccgtccgcctgctgctgcccggGGAGCTGGCTAAACACGCCGTGTCTGAGGGCACCAAGGCCGTGACCAAGTACACCAGCTCCAAGTAA
- the LOC117756290 gene encoding histone H4 — translation MSGRGKGGKGLGKGGAKRHRKVLRDNIQGITKPAIRRLARRGGVKRISGLIYEETRGVLKVFLENVIRDAVTYTEHAKRKTVTAMDVVYALKRQGRTLYGFGG, via the coding sequence ATGTCTGGacgaggaaagggaggaaaagggctCGGTAAAGGAGGCGCAAAGCGTCACCGCAAAGTTCTCCGTGATAACATCCAGGGAATTACCAAGCCCGCCATCCGCCGCCTGGCTCGCCGTGGCGGAGTGAAGCGTATCTCCGGTCTGATCTACGAGGAGACCCGCGGCGTGTTGAAGGTTTTCCTGGAGAATGTGATCCGCGATGCTGTCACCTACACCGAGCACGCCAAGAGGAAGACCGTGACCGCCATGGACGTGGTGTATGCTCTGAAGAGACAGGGCCGCACTCTGTACGGCTTCGGTGGATAA
- the LOC117756272 gene encoding histone H2B-like — MPEAAKPAPKKGSKKAVAKAPGKAGKKRRKSRKESYAIYVYKVLKQVHPDTGISSKAMGIMNCFVSDIFERIAGEASRLAHYNKRSTITSREIQTAVRLLLPGELAKHAVSEGTKAVTKYTSSK; from the coding sequence ATGCCTGAAGCAGCGAAGCCTGCGCCCAAGAAGGGCTCCAAGAAAGCGGTGGCGAAGGCCCCCGGTAAGGccggaaagaagaggagaaagtccaggAAGGAGAGCTACGCCATCTACGTGTACAAGGTGCTGAAGCAGGTCCACCCCGACACTGGGATCTCCTCCAAGGCCATGGGCATCATGAACTGCTTCGTGAGCGACATCTTCGAGCGCATCGCCGGTGAGGCCTCTCGTCTGGCTCATTACAACAAGCgctccaccatcacctccagggAGATTCAGACCGccgtccgcctgctgctgcccggGGAGCTGGCTAAACACGCCGTGTCTGAGGGCACCAAGGCCGTGACCAAGTACACCAGCTCCAAGTAA